The Catenuloplanes niger genome includes a window with the following:
- the nusA gene encoding transcription termination factor NusA — translation MNIDLAALRALEREREIPFETILAAIETALLTAYRHTDGAESHARVQIDRKSGAASVYAQEIDAEGVVTREWDDTPHDFGRIAAMTAKQVILQRLREATDEVHFGEYVGRDGDLVTGVIQAHEARAEKGIVTIDLGKLEAVLPQVEQVPGEQYEHGQRIRCVVVHVAKGFRGPQITLSRSHPNLVKKLFALEVPEIADGTVEIAAIAREAGHRTKIAVRSTATGVNAKGACIGPMGQRVRAVMSELHGEKIDIIDWSDDPAQFVGNALSPAKALRVEVVDAGSRTARVTVPDFQLSLAIGREGQNARLAARLTGWRIDIRPDNEASPGGGRDRTDHAAEPGGAVAGA, via the coding sequence GTGAACATCGACCTCGCGGCGCTGCGTGCGCTGGAGCGCGAGCGGGAGATCCCGTTCGAGACGATCCTCGCCGCGATCGAGACCGCGCTGCTCACGGCATACCGGCACACGGACGGCGCCGAGTCGCACGCCCGCGTGCAGATCGACCGGAAGTCGGGCGCGGCATCGGTCTACGCCCAGGAGATCGACGCCGAGGGCGTCGTCACCCGGGAATGGGACGACACCCCGCACGACTTCGGGCGGATCGCCGCGATGACCGCCAAGCAGGTGATCCTGCAGCGGCTGCGCGAGGCGACCGACGAGGTGCACTTCGGCGAGTACGTGGGGCGCGACGGTGACCTGGTCACCGGCGTGATCCAGGCGCACGAGGCGCGGGCCGAGAAGGGCATCGTCACGATCGACCTCGGCAAGCTGGAGGCGGTCCTCCCGCAGGTCGAGCAGGTCCCGGGCGAGCAGTACGAGCACGGCCAGCGCATCCGCTGTGTCGTGGTGCACGTCGCCAAGGGCTTCCGCGGCCCGCAGATCACGCTGTCCCGCTCCCACCCGAACCTGGTGAAGAAGCTCTTCGCGCTGGAGGTTCCGGAGATCGCGGACGGCACCGTGGAGATCGCGGCGATCGCACGTGAGGCAGGTCACCGGACGAAGATCGCGGTCCGTTCGACGGCCACCGGCGTCAATGCGAAGGGTGCCTGCATCGGCCCGATGGGCCAGCGGGTGCGCGCGGTGATGAGCGAGCTGCACGGCGAGAAGATCGATATCATCGACTGGTCGGACGACCCGGCGCAGTTCGTCGGAAACGCCCTTTCGCCGGCAAAGGCCCTGCGTGTCGAGGTGGTCGACGCCGGAAGTCGCACGGCCCGGGTCACCGTGCCCGATTTCCAGCTCTCGCTGGCGATCGGCCGCGAGGGGCAGAACGCGCGGCTCGCCGCGCGGCTGACCGGCTGGCGCATCGACATCCGGCCGGACAACGAGGCGTCGCCGGGGGGTGGCCGGGATCGCACGGATCACGCCGCCGAACCAGGCGGCGCCGTCGCGGGCGCTTAG
- the rimP gene encoding ribosome maturation factor RimP — protein MTQRGRGAGRSGPGGRGAAAPDRRRPSPGPQRPRVDTVALRARLESIITPVVEDAGCDLEDLTVSRAGRRQIIRILVDADGGVGLDAIAEVSRAISAALDAAEEAGGELVPGEYQLEVSSPGVDRPLTAPRHWRRNVGRLVQVSAGDRQVTGRITAADEDGVVIETAKGIVEAEYAQLGPGKVQIEFNRVDEAEFGPDDETEFGSDDEAEFGPDDDDEDLDDEDDDEEVEGEER, from the coding sequence ATGACGCAGCGTGGCCGAGGTGCCGGCCGCTCGGGCCCCGGGGGCCGGGGCGCAGCCGCACCCGACCGGCGCAGGCCGTCCCCGGGTCCCCAGCGGCCGCGGGTGGACACCGTGGCGCTCCGTGCCCGGTTGGAATCGATCATCACGCCGGTCGTCGAGGACGCGGGTTGTGACCTGGAGGACCTGACGGTCTCCCGGGCCGGCCGCCGCCAGATCATTCGGATCCTGGTGGACGCGGACGGCGGCGTGGGCCTGGACGCGATCGCGGAGGTCTCCCGGGCCATCTCCGCCGCGCTGGACGCGGCGGAGGAGGCCGGCGGTGAGCTGGTCCCGGGGGAGTACCAGCTGGAGGTCAGCTCGCCGGGCGTGGACCGGCCGCTCACCGCGCCCCGGCACTGGCGGCGCAACGTGGGCCGGCTGGTGCAGGTCTCGGCCGGCGACCGGCAGGTCACCGGGCGGATCACCGCGGCGGACGAGGACGGGGTCGTCATCGAGACGGCCAAGGGCATCGTCGAGGCGGAGTACGCCCAGCTCGGACCGGGCAAGGTGCAGATCGAGTTCAACCGGGTCGACGAGGCCGAGTTCGGCCCCGACGACGAGACCGAGTTCGGTTCCGATGACGAGGCTGAGTTCGGCCCCGACGACGATGACGAAGACCTCGATGACGAGGACGACGACGAGGAAGTGGAGGGCGAGGAGAGGTGA
- a CDS encoding gamma-glutamyl-gamma-aminobutyrate hydrolase family protein has product MTRPLIGLTTYAQDTRFGTVDVPSAVLPLTYVRAVHATGGRAVLITTDDPGDDVLHGLDGIVFTGGSDVSPGYYGAEPHPLTVSVPERDEAEMLLMRAALAAPDLPVLGVCRGMQLLTVASGGRLHQHVPDVVGHTGHMPGDDQDGFHRVRLAPGSRAAAIMGLDAPVNSFHHQAVADPGRLVATGWAEDGLVEAVEDPDAGFVLGVQWHPERTDDLRPFAALVEAARSRAVVTRARMAA; this is encoded by the coding sequence ATGACGCGACCGCTGATCGGACTCACCACGTACGCACAGGACACCCGGTTCGGCACGGTGGACGTCCCGTCCGCGGTGCTGCCGCTGACCTATGTGCGCGCGGTGCACGCGACCGGCGGCCGGGCCGTGCTGATCACCACGGACGATCCGGGTGACGACGTGCTGCACGGCCTGGACGGCATCGTGTTCACCGGTGGCTCGGACGTGAGCCCCGGCTACTACGGCGCCGAGCCGCACCCGCTGACGGTCAGCGTGCCGGAGCGCGACGAGGCCGAGATGCTCCTGATGCGCGCCGCGCTGGCCGCGCCGGACCTGCCGGTGCTCGGCGTCTGCCGGGGCATGCAGCTGCTCACGGTCGCGTCCGGTGGCCGCCTGCACCAGCACGTGCCGGACGTGGTCGGGCACACCGGGCACATGCCCGGCGACGACCAGGACGGATTCCACCGGGTACGGCTCGCGCCCGGCTCCCGCGCGGCCGCGATCATGGGGCTGGACGCGCCGGTCAACTCGTTCCACCACCAGGCGGTCGCGGACCCGGGCCGGCTGGTCGCCACCGGCTGGGCCGAGGACGGGCTGGTCGAGGCCGTGGAGGACCCGGACGCCGGTTTCGTGCTCGGCGTGCAGTGGCACCCGGAGCGCACCGACGACCTCCGGCCGTTCGCCGCGCTGGTCGAGGCCGCGCGGAGCCGCGCCGTCGTCACCCGGGCGCGGATGGCCGCCTGA
- the map gene encoding type I methionyl aminopeptidase, with protein MTVRAPLTPGTVTPRRQVPSQIPRPEYVGKDRPRQWTGSHVQTPETIEKMRLAGRLAAQATQLAGEHCKPGVTTDEIDRVVHEFLLDHGAYPSTLGYKGFPKSCCTSLNEVICHGIPDSTVLEDGDIINVDVTAFIGGVHGDTDATFCVGEVSEEARLLVERTHEAMMRGIKAVAPGRQINAIGRVIESYAKRFGYGVVRDFTGHGIGETFHSGLYIPHYDNPSLDVVMEPGMTFTIEPMITLGTHEYEMWDDRWTVVTKDRKWTAQFEHTLVVTDSGYEILTLP; from the coding sequence ATGACCGTTCGCGCGCCTCTCACCCCGGGCACCGTCACGCCGCGGCGTCAGGTGCCCTCCCAGATCCCCCGCCCGGAGTACGTCGGTAAGGACCGGCCGCGGCAGTGGACCGGGTCGCACGTGCAGACGCCGGAGACCATCGAGAAAATGCGTCTGGCCGGCCGGCTCGCGGCGCAGGCCACCCAGCTCGCCGGGGAGCACTGCAAGCCCGGCGTCACCACCGACGAGATCGACCGCGTGGTGCACGAGTTCCTGCTCGACCACGGGGCGTACCCGTCCACGCTCGGCTACAAGGGCTTCCCGAAGTCGTGCTGCACCTCGCTCAACGAGGTCATCTGCCACGGCATCCCGGACAGCACGGTGCTGGAGGACGGCGACATCATCAACGTCGACGTCACCGCGTTCATCGGCGGCGTGCACGGCGACACGGACGCGACGTTCTGCGTCGGCGAGGTCTCCGAGGAGGCGCGGCTGCTGGTCGAGCGCACCCACGAGGCGATGATGCGCGGCATCAAGGCGGTCGCGCCGGGCCGGCAGATCAACGCGATCGGCCGGGTCATCGAGTCGTACGCGAAGCGGTTCGGCTACGGCGTGGTCCGCGACTTCACCGGCCACGGCATCGGCGAGACGTTCCACAGCGGCCTCTACATCCCGCACTACGACAACCCGTCGCTGGACGTGGTGATGGAACCCGGCATGACGTTCACGATCGAGCCGATGATCACGCTCGGCACCCACGAGTACGAGATGTGGGACGACCGGTGGACCGTGGTCACCAAGGACCGGAAGTGGACCGCCCAGTTCGAGCACACGCTGGTCGTGACCGACTCCGGCTACGAGATCCTGACCCTGCCCTGA
- a CDS encoding STAS domain-containing protein — translation MDQQGAEPTFSAVTDVDGDQVNVRVSGEVDMSTADRFYATATGSRAAFLTLDLRPVSFFDSAAIHALVRIAEHYAGRLSVLPSRQVRRVLEISGLGDQPWLTA, via the coding sequence GTGGATCAACAGGGCGCCGAGCCGACGTTCTCCGCCGTCACCGACGTCGACGGGGACCAGGTCAACGTTCGCGTGTCCGGTGAGGTCGACATGTCCACGGCCGACCGGTTCTACGCGACCGCGACCGGCTCCCGGGCCGCGTTCCTGACGCTGGACCTGCGCCCGGTCTCGTTCTTCGACTCGGCCGCGATCCACGCGCTGGTCCGGATCGCGGAGCACTACGCCGGCCGGCTCTCCGTGCTGCCGTCCCGCCAGGTCCGCCGCGTGCTGGAGATCTCCGGCCTCGGCGACCAGCCCTGGTTGACCGCCTGA
- a CDS encoding ferritin-like domain-containing protein, translating to MSFPPELAAALAAEEAAVFAYAPIGVRLTGDTLVTAAREAEAAHRDLRDALLARATELGASAAPPPAGYSLPYPLTDQATALKLAIEVEQRAAAFWRAALPPTTGSDRVLALNALTDCAIRATRWRLAAGVTPVTVPFPGRQG from the coding sequence ATGAGCTTCCCCCCGGAACTGGCCGCGGCGCTCGCCGCCGAGGAGGCCGCGGTGTTCGCCTACGCGCCGATCGGCGTCCGGCTCACCGGCGACACACTCGTCACGGCGGCCCGCGAGGCCGAGGCCGCGCACCGCGACCTGCGCGACGCGCTGCTCGCCCGCGCCACCGAGCTCGGCGCGTCCGCGGCGCCGCCACCCGCCGGCTACTCGCTGCCCTACCCGCTCACCGACCAGGCCACCGCGCTGAAACTCGCGATCGAGGTCGAGCAGCGCGCGGCCGCGTTCTGGCGCGCCGCCCTGCCGCCCACCACCGGTTCCGACCGCGTCCTGGCGCTGAACGCGCTGACCGACTGTGCGATCCGGGCCACCCGGTGGCGGCTCGCGGCCGGCGTCACGCCGGTCACGGTGCCGTTCCCGGGCCGCCAGGGCTGA
- a CDS encoding YlxR family protein, with amino-acid sequence MRTDPPVRTCVGCRRRVSVSEVLRFVTVGSELRPDPRRRLPGRGAHLHLDPACFALAERRRAFGRALRFTGVLDTAPLAEHIRAVIASHGTTGGGASPRPDQQGGRPT; translated from the coding sequence GTGCGCACGGATCCGCCAGTCCGAACATGTGTCGGCTGTCGGCGCCGCGTATCTGTATCTGAAGTCCTGCGGTTCGTCACGGTCGGTTCGGAGCTTCGGCCCGACCCGCGTCGCAGGCTGCCGGGCCGAGGCGCACACCTGCACCTCGATCCGGCTTGCTTCGCGCTGGCGGAGCGGCGTCGGGCCTTCGGCCGGGCGCTGCGGTTCACCGGTGTCCTGGACACCGCGCCGCTGGCCGAGCACATCCGTGCGGTCATCGCATCGCATGGGACTACTGGTGGTGGGGCCTCGCCCCGCCCGGACCAGCAAGGTGGACGACCAACATGA
- a CDS encoding nucleotidyltransferase domain-containing protein — MTGTNPYLVNPRWLVAERVGDAVRRRYPADVLSVGVHGGLAHGDDGDGSDIEMIVATYRPGSGPWSVSRRVDGVLVRLSATGADEHLRAARTLTALWPLTADRYVTTRAVHDPDGWLRRLRDVHLGRLAQARPLEFTTLARQAWAAASAAHARAVRLAEWYETDAALQQLGEARLHAAMVTGLLSRTYFRDSADAVRRTGFAGLDMADLGRVLRELATELTGRGRPVDATPDTVFDDR, encoded by the coding sequence GTGACCGGGACGAATCCGTATCTGGTGAATCCGCGCTGGCTGGTCGCGGAGCGGGTCGGCGACGCGGTCCGGCGCCGCTACCCGGCGGACGTGCTGAGCGTCGGCGTGCACGGCGGCCTGGCGCACGGCGACGACGGTGACGGCAGCGACATCGAGATGATCGTGGCGACCTACCGGCCGGGCAGCGGACCGTGGAGCGTGAGCCGGCGGGTGGACGGCGTGCTGGTCCGGCTGAGCGCGACCGGCGCCGACGAGCACCTGCGCGCGGCCCGCACGCTGACCGCGCTGTGGCCGCTGACCGCGGACCGGTACGTGACCACGCGCGCGGTGCACGACCCGGACGGCTGGCTGCGGCGGCTGCGCGACGTCCACCTGGGCCGGCTGGCGCAGGCCCGTCCGCTGGAGTTCACCACGCTCGCCCGGCAGGCGTGGGCCGCCGCGTCGGCCGCGCACGCCCGCGCCGTCCGGCTGGCCGAGTGGTACGAGACCGACGCCGCGTTGCAGCAGCTCGGCGAGGCCCGGCTGCACGCCGCGATGGTCACCGGCCTGCTCAGCCGCACCTACTTCCGGGACAGCGCGGACGCGGTGCGCCGGACCGGGTTCGCCGGCCTGGACATGGCCGACCTCGGCCGTGTCCTGCGCGAGCTGGCCACGGAACTGACCGGGCGGGGGCGCCCGGTGGACGCCACCCCGGACACCGTCTTCGACGACCGCTAG
- a CDS encoding SpoIIE family protein phosphatase, with product MGSASDQDTTVGDLPAELALAFDTGGEMGARMRDLDWSATAIGAPASWPPVLRGAVALMLASRAQIVIFWGPEYVALYNDAYIPAMGAKHPAHLGRPGREMWSEIWGLIGGLFDGVVASGEAYWAPNHRFMLERHGYLEETYFDISYDPIRLPDGTVGGVYCIVTDTTSRVVGERRVTALSTLGSRLGETASQPALAAEIVRVLGEFPADVPFSMVRLESGDAPILAVGGAADADVRPVPVDAETLLPTADLLATAPDSAAAEAFATPITAGHQTVGVLVLGLSRHLARDDAYLGFCRLVAAQVSNAVANLRAYEHERAQAAALTALDEAKTSFFSNVSHELRTPLTLILGPLEDALATPGLAEDARERLEVMQRNGFRLLKLVNTVLDFSRISAGRLRATYQPTDLADYTARLASTFRSATDRAGLRLVVDCPSLPAPVHVDREMWEKIILNLLSNAVKFTFTGSVTVRARAAGPVAVVEVADTGVGIAAEEIPQLFERFHRVAGVRARSHEGTGIGLALVRELIEQHGGTVTVTSTPGEGSVFRLTVPFGSAHLPPDRMIEPAPLADQVDGRQFLEETRPWLAEEPPAAAPPPRTPGRGRILLADDNGDLRDHVTRLLRPHWDVVAVADGQAALDAALGTSFDLVLTDVMMPRMDGFALVEALRKDQRTSGVPVIILSARAGDEASVEGLAAGADDYLVKPFTARDLVARVRANLELGQLRGRITARLRALVDAAADLNAARSTTAVIEAAAGHALRMVNAGRVVATVRGASFETRRVEETPEQPSAVVPLAGATGDPLGELAVWRDGHDPTPFDEVVLAQLGRLVGIRLENARLYEAEHRIATTLQHSLLPRSLPKVPGAVTASRYLAGSAEAEVGGDWYDVIVGPGGHLDLVIGDVVGKGVHAAAAMGQLRNALRAYLLEGFDPGEALTRLNRLVDNLGRRQFATVVCVRYDPVRRDLLFASAGHPSPVVITTEADVAFLHETALGPPIGALPQATYRTGTGRLSVGSRLLLYTDGLIEDRRQGIDTGLQALLTDAARPADHVEDLIDGLLRRVADQPLHDDIALLALEAAEADRMDLRLPSDPNRLSVLRRRLDDFLAAHGVPENEIFDLTVAVSEAAANAIEHPVAPREPVIDVTVRIATGPDGVPAAVEATIRDTGGWRPEGEAGFRGRGLALIRALATLTVERSAAGTALTLRRELGTPASPDRDAPGRGA from the coding sequence ATGGGCTCCGCATCGGACCAGGACACGACGGTTGGCGACCTCCCTGCCGAGCTCGCGTTGGCGTTCGACACCGGCGGGGAGATGGGCGCCCGGATGCGGGACCTGGACTGGTCCGCGACCGCGATCGGCGCGCCCGCCTCGTGGCCGCCGGTGTTGCGCGGCGCGGTCGCGCTGATGCTCGCCTCCCGCGCGCAGATCGTCATCTTCTGGGGCCCGGAGTACGTGGCGCTCTACAACGACGCGTACATCCCGGCCATGGGCGCGAAGCATCCGGCCCACCTCGGGCGGCCCGGCCGGGAGATGTGGAGCGAGATCTGGGGCCTGATCGGCGGGCTCTTCGACGGCGTGGTCGCGAGCGGTGAGGCGTACTGGGCACCGAACCACCGCTTCATGCTGGAGCGGCACGGCTACCTCGAGGAGACGTACTTCGACATCTCCTACGACCCGATCCGCCTGCCGGACGGCACGGTCGGCGGCGTCTACTGCATCGTCACGGACACCACCTCGCGCGTGGTCGGCGAGCGGCGGGTCACGGCGCTGAGCACGCTCGGCTCCCGGCTCGGCGAGACCGCGAGCCAGCCCGCGCTGGCCGCGGAGATCGTGCGGGTGCTCGGCGAGTTCCCGGCGGACGTGCCGTTCTCGATGGTGCGCCTGGAGTCCGGGGACGCGCCGATCCTGGCGGTCGGCGGCGCCGCGGACGCGGACGTGCGGCCGGTGCCCGTCGACGCGGAGACGCTGCTGCCCACCGCGGACCTGCTGGCGACGGCGCCCGACTCCGCGGCCGCGGAGGCGTTCGCGACACCGATCACGGCCGGCCACCAGACCGTGGGCGTGCTGGTGCTGGGCCTGAGCCGGCACCTCGCGCGGGACGACGCCTACCTGGGCTTCTGCCGGCTGGTCGCGGCGCAGGTCAGCAACGCGGTGGCGAACCTGCGCGCCTACGAGCACGAGCGGGCGCAGGCGGCCGCGCTGACCGCGCTGGACGAGGCCAAGACCAGCTTCTTCTCCAACGTCAGCCACGAGCTGCGCACGCCGCTGACGCTGATCCTCGGCCCGCTGGAGGACGCGCTCGCCACGCCCGGCCTCGCCGAGGACGCGCGGGAGCGGCTGGAGGTCATGCAACGCAACGGGTTCCGGCTGCTGAAGCTGGTCAACACGGTGCTGGACTTCTCCCGGATCTCGGCCGGCCGGCTGCGCGCCACCTACCAGCCCACCGACCTCGCGGACTACACGGCGCGGCTGGCCAGCACGTTCCGCTCCGCGACCGACCGGGCCGGGCTGCGCCTGGTGGTGGACTGCCCGTCGCTGCCCGCGCCGGTGCACGTCGACCGGGAGATGTGGGAAAAGATCATCCTCAACCTGCTGTCGAACGCGGTGAAGTTCACCTTCACCGGCAGCGTCACGGTTCGGGCGCGGGCCGCCGGACCGGTCGCGGTCGTCGAGGTCGCGGACACCGGCGTGGGCATCGCGGCCGAGGAGATCCCGCAGCTCTTCGAACGGTTCCACCGGGTCGCCGGGGTCCGGGCGCGCAGCCACGAGGGGACCGGCATCGGGCTGGCCCTGGTCCGCGAGCTGATCGAGCAGCACGGCGGCACCGTCACGGTCACCAGCACGCCCGGCGAGGGCAGCGTGTTCCGGCTGACCGTGCCGTTCGGCAGCGCGCACCTGCCGCCGGACCGGATGATCGAGCCCGCGCCACTGGCCGACCAGGTCGACGGCCGGCAGTTCCTGGAGGAGACGCGGCCGTGGCTGGCCGAGGAGCCACCGGCCGCGGCCCCGCCGCCCCGGACGCCGGGGCGGGGCCGGATCCTGCTCGCGGACGACAACGGCGACCTGCGCGACCACGTGACCCGGCTGCTGCGCCCGCACTGGGACGTGGTCGCGGTCGCGGACGGGCAGGCCGCGCTGGACGCCGCGCTCGGCACGTCGTTCGACCTGGTGCTGACCGACGTGATGATGCCCCGGATGGACGGGTTCGCGCTGGTCGAGGCGTTGCGCAAGGACCAGCGGACCAGCGGCGTGCCGGTGATCATCCTGTCCGCGCGGGCCGGTGACGAGGCGTCCGTCGAGGGACTCGCTGCCGGTGCCGACGACTACCTGGTCAAGCCGTTCACCGCGCGTGACCTGGTCGCCCGGGTCCGGGCGAACCTGGAACTGGGCCAGCTCCGCGGCCGGATCACCGCCCGGCTGCGCGCGCTGGTCGACGCGGCCGCGGACCTGAACGCGGCCCGCTCCACCACCGCGGTCATCGAGGCCGCGGCCGGTCACGCGCTTCGCATGGTCAACGCCGGCCGGGTGGTCGCGACCGTGCGCGGTGCCAGCTTCGAGACCCGGCGCGTCGAGGAGACCCCGGAGCAGCCGTCCGCGGTGGTGCCGCTGGCCGGCGCGACCGGCGACCCGCTCGGTGAGCTCGCCGTCTGGCGCGACGGGCACGACCCGACCCCGTTCGACGAGGTGGTGCTCGCCCAGCTCGGCCGCCTGGTCGGGATCAGGCTGGAGAACGCCCGGCTCTACGAGGCCGAGCACCGGATCGCCACCACGCTGCAGCACAGCCTGCTGCCCCGGTCGCTGCCCAAGGTGCCGGGCGCGGTGACCGCCAGCCGCTACCTGGCCGGCTCCGCGGAGGCCGAGGTCGGCGGCGACTGGTACGACGTGATCGTCGGTCCGGGCGGCCACCTCGACCTGGTCATCGGCGACGTGGTCGGCAAGGGCGTGCACGCGGCCGCGGCCATGGGGCAGCTGCGCAACGCGCTCCGGGCGTACCTGCTGGAGGGCTTCGACCCGGGCGAGGCGCTGACCCGGCTCAACCGGCTGGTGGACAACCTCGGGCGCCGGCAGTTCGCCACCGTGGTCTGCGTGCGCTACGACCCGGTGCGGCGCGACCTGCTGTTCGCCAGCGCCGGACACCCGTCACCCGTGGTGATCACCACCGAGGCGGACGTCGCGTTCCTCCACGAGACCGCGCTCGGGCCGCCGATCGGAGCGCTGCCGCAGGCCACGTACCGCACCGGCACGGGGCGGCTGTCGGTCGGCTCCCGCCTGCTGCTCTACACGGACGGGCTGATCGAGGACCGGCGGCAGGGCATCGACACCGGCCTGCAGGCGCTGCTGACCGACGCCGCACGCCCCGCCGACCACGTGGAGGATCTGATCGACGGGCTGCTGCGCCGGGTGGCGGACCAGCCGCTGCACGACGACATCGCGCTGCTGGCACTGGAGGCGGCCGAGGCGGACCGGATGGACCTGCGGCTGCCGTCCGACCCGAACCGGCTGTCCGTGCTGCGGCGGCGGCTGGACGACTTCCTGGCCGCGCACGGCGTACCGGAGAACGAGATCTTCGATCTGACCGTCGCGGTGTCCGAGGCCGCCGCGAACGCGATCGAGCACCCGGTCGCGCCGCGCGAACCGGTCATCGACGTGACCGTGCGGATCGCGACCGGCCCGGACGGCGTGCCGGCCGCGGTGGAGGCCACGATCCGGGACACCGGCGGCTGGCGGCCGGAGGGCGAGGCCGGGTTCCGCGGGCGCGGTCTGGCGCTGATCCGGGCGCTGGCGACGCTGACCGTGGAACGCTCGGCGGCCGGCACCGCACTCACGCTGCGCCGCGAGCTCGGCACGCCGGCGTCTCCCGACCGGGACGCGCCGGGGCGAGGTGCCTGA